The DNA segment AGTCACAGTGAGTATTAAAAGACTATTTCCAGTTTCTGGAGCTGCTGCTCACTTTATTGTCTGGATACACAACACATATACAGTATTGCTTAAGTGTGGGAAACACTCATCAATTCAGTGGAAGAAGTAGCCTTGTCTTTATGGATCTTTATGGGGGGGGAGCATCTGCAAAGGCTTCCCTCCAttcaatgaaggggggggggtgtttctcaGCTGACTGAGCAGCTctaatgcaaaatatatttttaaaatgcatcagaACGAAACCCTACCTTTTCTTCAATCCATGATTCTATTGaagttttgtttcttaaaatgactttcaactgaaaaagaaaaggagagatttATCCACAGAAGTGTATCAAACCAATATCACTTAACAGGGTCTGCATTCAGGACCCTACAGAGAAACGTTTTTGTGAATTATATTCCTTCATTTATGTGGGATATCTCTAGATCGCTCTTTCTCCAAAAAAGCTCAGAGCGATGTACATCAAAATAACACAAGGAATATAACAGTATATATAATGTAACATTGCCATATATGTAGGTATTTGGGCGATAGTGATTTGCCATACCTACATTGCTTCTGAGGAGTAAACATTCTATTATCAGATTACAAAAACCTGTGCAAATAAAAATACTGTCAGGTGACATCTGAAAGCCATCAATGAGGGagacaggcaaacaaacaaacaactcagGTGAGATTATTCCAGATGTGGGGCTTACCAAGTAAATCATGGTGGAACCACAAGTTGAGTCTTCCACCCCCTGCTTGATCTTAAGGATGAAACGTTTCATCATCAGAATAGTCATCAAGAAAAAGCAACTTTCTAAAAGCTCAACCAGTTAAGACTCTGAATTGTTCACCTCTATAGCCATGGTGGGGAACCTCTATCACGTGGGTCTAACTAGGCCAAGGAGGGGTCTGAATCAGGCATGTGACTGTTTTCCCAAACCACTCTGACCTGCCCAACACTTGTGGCGATTGTAATGATGCGACTGGGATGGGCTGCACTACTTAGCTGCCCCTCCGGAATTCCCAAGTGCGATTGATGAAGCCTATCAGAGCCGATCAGCTGATGAGTGCTGACAGCGAGCGAGCTGAATGAGTGCTGTCCGCcttgatcagctgattggcaatGACGGCGCACCTTCAAAGGAGCTCATCACAGCACCAAAAGATGACCCAGAAGACACAATGATTTGCAATATAACAAGGCTTAAAgaatcccccccccatcatggGTTGGTGTCCTACCAAAATCTCAGAGATTTCAGCCACTTTGTAAGAAAAACCATCAGACTCACCTGGATAACAAACAACATACCAACAGCTATAGTTGTTCCCAGTGCCAGCCCCAAAGCAAATAAAGAGGCAGCAAATGCAGACAGCCCAAATGGGATGATTGGGCGGGGGTCTCTTCTGGCGGCACTCATATCAATCTTGACAGAACTCCAGCCAAAGGATACCTATGAAAGGAAACCAAGAACGGCAATTCAGGCAAACTCCTGACTGAAGAAGCAAACAGTAGGAATCTTTCCTCTGCATGACAGTATTTTGGCAGTGCCTCAAAACTCACTGAGAAATTTTACTAGACGCCTAAGCAAGTTGAGCATCTCAGAAATGATGTCTTGCCTGAAGAACATATTTGGTGCGGtccccattttaaaaaagacaaccCAAGCTTGAACAGATGGCACACGCGCTATTTTGTGCTAAGTACCACTGGGGGAATCTGATCTCCCAAACTCGGAAAGAACTTTTGAATGCATTGATTACATTACAAAGTCTCTCTCTTATTAATATTGTTTTGGTTTGCTCTCCTTTTCTACTCAAGCTTAATTTCTTAATTGCTTTCAAACATTCTCAGTATTAAGCTGTGCCTGTGAGATTATTTGCAGATAAAGAGAAAAGCCAACTTGTggtcagaaaaaaataataaagaggaCACAGTCTAGACATGGGACAAAGCAAAAGTCACATGTTTACGAAGAGACAGCAGTACTGGTGCCAGGATGGCATGCATTTGATCACACGACAAATGACACCTGTTATATCTGCAGATGTAAAACACGGTAGGGTTAAAGAGGGATGGAGCACCTATATTTCCAGACGTTAATTAACTCAATTCTGTAGATGTCAAGAGCTTTTTCTTACCCTGTTATAAAGCTGAGTGTACATGGTCATGACAAAAATGAAAGCAGCATGGATACATCCAAGAGGGGCTAGCAGAAGAAAGAGAGTGAAGGAGGCATGATTCTGAAACCCACAGCAGTTATTGATCCAGGGACAGTGATGGTCCATCTTCATCACACACCTAAGAAGCAATCCAAGTTTAATAGTCCTGTTCAACAAACACACCACCAGCCAGTCCTTCCTACTCCCAATCACTAAAGCTTAATTAGTGGCCAATTCCAACCCCATTTTTAGCAGATCTGGGTATTACACGATTATTAACCGAGCACTTGAACAATATACAAACATAAGCAGTTGTACCTGTTACACTTTCGGCAGTGATGAGAGCGGGGAGCCTTGTAAGACTGGCATATTTTACAGTACTGTAGATACATGCAGTCCTGAGAGTTTtcctcaaaaacagaaaaaagaaggcaAATAAGGAGCAAGTCTCTAACGTATAGTCTATACTTTCTTATGCTATTCTGTCTGGGTGTAGCTTCCTCTCTAATTGGGTTCAGCAGTCATGAGATGGCAATCTCAACCTTTACCCATAAAATCCCCCTGCACTACCAACTTTGCAGGAGAATTCAGTATTCATTTGCATAATTAAGCACCAATCCCCACAAGTATTAACATTTCCACTTGTGCTATGGGGCGCCAGAAATTTACAGAAGATAAAACTGAAATTCCTAGGCCagcagtgggaaacctgtggccctacagatgttgcttgactccaTCTCCCACCAGTCCTgggcagcatgaccaatggtgggTGAATGATGGGTACTGTAGTCCTGTAGGatctggagaaccaaaggttCCTGTCCTAGGCATttgtcctgttgttgtttttcccaacATCTCCCTTCCTTTGCAGCCCTGGTAAGTAAATACACATTAAATTAGGCTGTATGTCCCGCTTTGGTCAACAGGACTTATTTACAAGGAAGCCACCAGAAACGGAACCTGTTTCTAAACCATCTTGTTCCAAGGAAAGAAGATTTTGAACGTTCCCCTTAGAAGAGAGTAATCTGACTGGCAGCTAATGCACAGTCAGTACACCTTCTCACCTGGAGGCAATTTTTACTCACCAGAGGCCACCAGGTGATCACTGAATTTGACTTCACATGTGTGGTGCTGATTTCATACTCAACAAACATTGCTCAAGATGGTGACTGAGTTATCGGTGAGTTTCCTATGGTGCTCTGCGAAAATTCAGCTCCCATCTTGATCTGATTCTACAGATCATAAAACTAGGTCCAGAGATCCTGTTCTAGGCTAGGATCTGGTAGGTTTGGGAAGGAGGctgtgatcacacacacacacacaaaaagtgaagGGTTAAAAAGGATATCTCATTTGCTTACTGGTTTCCATCCAAAGGGAACGTATCCAGGCCCAATAAACATGGCATTGAAGTAATTGTAGAGAATCATAACAGTCCAATTGATGAGCATGATGAAATTGATACTTCCTCCTGTTGTATCCAAAGGCCAGTACCACAGAACAGCATCGATCATAGCCATGGCAGAACATATTGCTATTACACTGAGAGCTATGACGGGGCCCCAGTGGCACAGTCGCTTCAGTTCATGGAGATTCTCAAACCTGATAACTGAACAAAGCATTCCCATTTTGCAACGACGTGAATTCCTATTTCAGGTGGTTCCTTTCAGGTATATGTTTCCACTTGTCATAAGTTTTCATCTCTATAGCAATGGTTACATGTCCAAATAGCAAGTGCAAAGTAGCTGGAGTTAAGCCATTTGCGGTATCTGGTGCAGAAGTTCTTCAGCATGAGTGTCTGAAGGAAAGGCTGCCTCTACCACACACCTaaacagagggagaaaaagtAAACAATAGTAATAACAATACTTTCAAAGATAAATTATTTGGATTAGAAACAAAAACAGCTTGACAAATGTAGCGCTGCTTCTCACACAGGCTCAGTTCAGACATAACAATATCAGACCAATAACCCACAGTTTATTGGCTTGAAAATGAACCATGTCCTTCAGACTTCGTCCTTGTGCCCTTCATTCCCTCTTCTGCTTATTGCCCAGCTCTCAGATTGTTAAAAAGCACCATTTAACATGAAATCTGATTCATCTATGGAATAAGAACAGTCACAAACTATGatacttctttttttttgggggggggggcaaaccaaACCAGACAATAGCCCTCCTGTCTATTCTGACCCATCTGGTATACACAAAACAGCTATTTATTTAAGGAAATGAGGCGCAATTATTTCACTAAGCAGACAGAACAATCTTCCTGTTTTTGAGTTACTCATCTCAGCCTGTTCTTGAAAGCATAAGGAACTCATCTTGCTGTATCCTCGGTACTTCTTGGCAAGGATTCCAAGAAACGTGAGACTACAATCATGTGTCCGATGGGGCTATCTTTCTTCAAAGGGATTTTGAGACTCTGGTAGTTTGTGATGTGACCGTGGGTTCAGCTTTTCAAAGAAAAGGAGACTTGGTAGCACATACCCCTTGAAGGTGCTTAAACAGCTATTTGGATTTCAGCCACTGCTTCCAGTCCATTCAGCTAGTTATGTTTCCCTCTTGGTAATGTACAATGAAAGAATAAGGTGTCCATCAGGCACCTGTACATTTAAAGTGATTTTGCATTGTAACAGATGAGAGCGAAACAGCAGAGGCAACATTCAGCCTGTCATTAAATATAATCAGTGTATGGAACACACACTATTTCTTTTGCACaagttaaataataaataaccaaACTGCTTAAcagagtgatttatttatttatttgtggcctTTGCACACAAATTGTGAAAGTTAAACTTCTTTTAAGCCCCAATTGCCTACTGGCAAATATATTGTTGTATTTTGTTACAGGATATTGCTGACTTCCAGTCAGTTAACAGAAGAGACCAAGAAACTATTACAACTCTACATCAGTTACATCTGAATCACATAATCTACCTACTTCAGGGAGTTACTCAACTTTAGGTGGAGCTTCCAGAACAGAGAGGGTGAGGTTTGCCCAGAGCAGGTAGTTCTTACAATTTTTCCCTAACAACATATGAACAGCTATGAGAAATTTGGGGAATACTTATTGTGGACCTTGTTGTGGAAAATGTCCTCATAACTTGCTGCTGCTATGTCTGCTCCCACATTCTGCTTGGCCTCCGGACTATCTACGTTGCCTTGGTCTTTTTGTACAAGTATCGAA comes from the Podarcis muralis chromosome 6, rPodMur119.hap1.1, whole genome shotgun sequence genome and includes:
- the ZDHHC6 gene encoding palmitoyltransferase ZDHHC6, which produces MGMLCSVIRFENLHELKRLCHWGPVIALSVIAICSAMAMIDAVLWYWPLDTTGGSINFIMLINWTVMILYNYFNAMFIGPGYVPFGWKPENSQDCMYLQYCKICQSYKAPRSHHCRKCNRCVMKMDHHCPWINNCCGFQNHASFTLFLLLAPLGCIHAAFIFVMTMYTQLYNRVSFGWSSVKIDMSAARRDPRPIIPFGLSAFAASLFALGLALGTTIAVGMLFVIQLKVILRNKTSIESWIEEKAKDRIQYYQTRETFIFPYDLGSKWNNFKQVFTWSGNPEGDGLEWLTKEGCHQYSLTIEQLKQKADKRVRSVRYQAIEDYSGACCPLTKGLRTFITTPCTEEPRISLRKGDQILATRGLKHWMYGDKIDSATDDGNRIRGWFPRRCVEKCLYDSETDQPLDKEKKTR